CGTCGCCTGGGCCTCGTCGACGTCCTTCAGGCGCATCGGCCCGAGCGCCTGCATGTCGTCCTGCAGCATCTTCGCCGCGCGTGTCGACATCTGCTTCAGGAAGAACTCGCGCATGGTCTGGGTCGCGCCCTTCAGCGCCACGGCCAGCTTGTCCTTCTCGATCTGGCGGACCAGCGTCTGCGCCGAGCCGGAATCGAGCTTGGCGAGATCATCGAAGGTGAACATCAGATTCTTGATGCGCTCGGCCGATTCCCGGTTCTGCTCCTCGAGCGCGGTCAGGAAGCGCGTCTCGGTCTGCCGGTCGAACGAGTTGAAGATCTCCGCCATGGCTTCGTGACTGTCGCGGCGGCTCGTCTGCGACAGGTTCGACATGAATTCGGTGCGCAGCGTCTGCTCGATCCGCTCCAGCACGTCCTTCTGGATCGCCTCCATCTTGAGCATGCGGCCGACCACGTCGAGCGCGAACTCTTCCGGCAGGATCGCCAGCACCCGCCCGGCATGTTCCGGCTTGATCTTGGACAGCACGACGGCGACTGTCTGCGGATACTCGTTCTTCAGGTAGTTGGCGAGCACCTGCTCCTGGACGTTGGAGAGCTTCTCCCACATGTTGCGCCCGGCCGGCCCGCGGATCTCCTCCATCAGGAGCGAGACACGCTCGGGCGGCATGAACTGCGACAGCAGCCGTTCGGTGGCGTCGTAATTGCCGGTCAGGCCGCCGGCCGACGAGAGTCGGCCGACAAATTCCAGGAGCAGGCCCTCGACCGCGTCCGACCCGACCGGACCGAGCTGCGACATGGCGATCGACAGCAGCCGGATCTCGTCGTCGTCGAGCATCTTCCAGATGCGCGAGGACACCTTGTCGCCGAGCGAGAGCATCAGAACGCCGGCGCGCTGCGGGCCGCTGAGCGCGCGCGCCGCTTCCGTCGAGGCGCGCCCGCCGGCGGAGAGAGCCGCCAGGGCCGAGGCGAATTCGGCTTCGCGTGCCGCAGCCGTGGTCATTTCGCCTCCGCTTCGGTCAGCCACTGACGGATGATCGACACCGTTTCGTGGGGATTCTTCTCGACCAGCTCGCCGACCTTGGCGAGCGAGGCCGCATGCACTTCGCCCTGGATCTGCGCCATCTCGATCATCCGCATGGTCGGGTTGTCGGAGGGCGCCAGCGGCGGCGCCACCACCGGCAGGTTGGCCGGCGCTGCCATGGGCTCGACCAGCGGCGGCGGCACCGGCAGCGGCGCCGGCAGCTTGGCGGGCGGATCGGGCGTGACGATGCGCTTGAGCAGCGGCCGGACGACGAACAGGATGACGAGGCCGGAGACGAGCAGCAGGACCAGGAGCTCGACGCCCGAGCGGATGTCGTCGCGGCTCGGCTCGTAGACCTGCCACCACGGCCGCGGCGGCTCGAGGGAGGACAGCGCCGGCGCCTCGGCGAAGCGCAGGTTGACGATCTCGACCTGGTCGCCGCGGCGCTGGTCGAAGCCGATGGCCGAGCGGACGAGCGCCCCGATCCGTTCGAGTTCCTCGGTGCTGCGCGGCTGGTAGTTGACATTGCCCTGGCCGTCGCGGGCATAGAGGCCGTCGACCAGCACGGCGACGGAGACGCGGCGGATGCGGCCGCCCTCGACCACCTCGGTGCGCTGCGTGCGGGCGATCTCGTAATTGACGATCTCTTCCGACTTGCGGCTGGCCTCGCGGTTGTTGGCGTTGTTGTTGCCGGTATTGTTCGCGCCCGGCAGCTCGTTGCCGACCGAGACCTGGCCGTCGCGATTGCCTTCGGCCGAGCTCGACTGTTCCTCGCGCGTCTGGGTGGAGCGCACCACGCGCCGCTCCGGGTCGAAATCGTCGGAGGTCTGGGTGATGCGGTTGAAATCCATGTCGGTGGAGACCTGGACGCGCGCCCGTCCGGGGCCGACGACCGAGGCGATGATGCTCTCGACCTGCTCGCGCAGGCGCTGTTCGTGGGCAATGCGCCGCTCGTCGGCCGAGGTGCCGCCGACGCCGGTGGGATCGCCGGCACCGTCGGCGAGCAGCCGCCCGCCTTCGTCGACGATGGAGATGCGCTGCGGCGACAGGCCGCGCACCGCCGAGGCGACGAGATGGCGGACCGCACGGATCTGCGCCGGCTCCAGGCCGCCGCGCACGCGCAGCACGATGGATGCCGAGGGCTCGACCCGCTCGCGCGAGAACAGCGGCCGCTCGGGCATCACCAGGTGCACGCGCGCCGACTGGATGCGCTCGATCCCGCGAATGGTGCGGGCCAGCTCGCCTTCCAGCGCGCGCAGATGGTTGATGTTCTGGACGAAGGAGGTCGACGACAGGGCATCGCCCTTGTCGAACAGCTCGTAGCCGACGCCGCCGCCGCGCGGCAGGCCGCCTTCGGCGAGCTGCATGCGGACGCGGGCGACCTGTTCCTGCGGCACCAGGATCTGTCCGCCGTCGTTGCGGATCTGGAAGCGCACCTGCCGGCGCTCCAGCTCTTTGACCACCTGCGCGGAATCCTCCAGCGACAGGTCGGAAAACAGGAGAGCCATGTTCGGCTGGCTCATCCGGAAGATGATGTAGATGAAGAAGCCGACCAGGCCGAGCGCCACCGCGCCCATGGCCGCAATACGTGTCGGGCCGATGTTCCTCGCGAACTCCAGGATACCGTTCAAATGCGTCTGGCCCCTTGCATGCCGAAGCGGCGGCCGCCGCGTCGGTGGGCAAGAATTGCCGGGTGGCTGGTTACCAGGGAGTTAACGGTTGTACCGCGTCCGCCTCAGCGCAGCGATTTCAGCACCACGCCGATGCCGCCGGCGAGCAGGCCGAGCATCATCAGCGTGTTGAACAGGCTGGTCGGCACGAAATAGATCGTGAGGTTGGCCAGGATGCCCGCGAGGATGATGACGAGGCCGGCGAGCATCAGCATGAAGCCGAAGCGCGACGAGCCGTCGAAGAACAGCATGCCGATGCCGGCCATCAGCGGCACCAGCGACAGGCCGAAAGCCGAATAGCCGCCGAGGGTCCAGGACCCGCCCGACACCGTTACCTGGGTGGTCAGTAGGTAGGCGCCGGCGACCGTCATGGCGAGGCCGACGAAGAAGGTGACGAGGCCGCCGGGCGTGCCGCCGGCACCGGTCAGGCGGAAGTCGGGCATGGCTCGTCTCTCCTTTGCGCGCGGCCGGCGTTCCCGGCCGCCCGGCCGTCCCAAGAACTGCCATTGCGCGCAGGGAGCGGCAAGCGTCCGGCCCGGGGTGATGCATTCTTGCCGCACTGGCCCGACGATTTTCGCCGCAACCCATACGGGTACGCTTTGGCGCACAGCCCGGTAACCATCGGTTAACCATCGGCTCGGCAATTCTTGCCCAGGGCCGTTCATCGTTCGGCCCTGGGGGCATCGAATGACGGACATGACGGCAGGGGGGGCGGCGCCGGCCGCCGGCGCGGGGGGCTTGTCGCTCGGCGCCATGAGCGGCTGGCTGACGCGGCCGGATCTGTGGATGGCCGCCGGCGTGCTCGGCATCCTGGTCATCCTGATCTTCCCGTTGCCGCCGCTTCTGCTCGACGTCATGCTGGCGGTGTCGATCATCACCTCGGTGATGATCCTGATGACCGGCCTGTTCATTCACAAGCCGCTGGAATTCTCCTCCTTCCCGACGATCCTATTGATCGCGACCATGCTGCGGCTTGCGTTGAACCTCGCCTCGACCCGCCTCATCCTGTCGCACGGCCACGAGGGCACGGCGGCCGCCGGCCACGTCATCGAGGCCTTCGGCAATTTCGTGATGGGCGGCAATTTCGTCATCGGCATCATCGTCTTCGCCATCCTGGTCATCGTCAACTTCGTCGTCATCACCAAGGGCTCGGGCCGCATCGCGGAGGTCGCGGCCCGCTTCTCCCTGGACGCCATGCCCGGCAAGCAGATGGCGATCGACGCCGATCTCTCCGCCGGCCTGATCGACGAAAAGGTCGCCAAGTCCCGCCGCAAGGAACTGGAGGACGAAAGCTCGTTCTACGGCGCGATGGACGGTGCCTCGAAATTCGTCAAGGGCGACGCCATTGCCGGCCTGCTCATCACCTTCATCAACATCGTCGCCGGCCTGGTCATCGGCGTCGCCCAGCAGGGCATGCCGTTCGGCGAGGCGGCGCGCACCTATACGATCCTCACCGTCGGCGACGGCCTCGTCTCGCAGATCCCGGCGCTGATCATCTCGACCGCCGCCGGCCTTCTCGTCTCGAAGGCCGGCGTCACCGGCTCCGCCGACCAGGCGATGATCCGCCAGCTCACCGGCTACCCGAAGGCGCTCGGCCTCGCCGCCGGCGTCATGGGCCTGATGGCCTTTCTGCCGGGCATTCCCTTCATTCCCTTCTTCGGCCTCGCCAGCCTTGCCGGCTACACCGCCTATGCGGTGTCCAAGGCCGCCGGCCGCAGGGCCGCGGAAGCCGAGATGAAGGCGGCGAGCGAAGAGGCCGCCGCGAGCGCGCCGCCGGCCGAGGAGCCGATGGCCAACATCCTCAAGATCGACGACCTGAAGATCGAGCTCGGCTACGGCCTGCTGCCGCTGGTCCAGTCCGAGGGCGGCACGGACCGGCTGACCGACCAGATCAAGGCGCTGCGCCGGCAGCTCGCGACCGATATGGGTTTCGTCATGCCCTCGGTGCGCATCCTCGACAATGTCCAGCTGCAGCCGAACCAGTACATCATCCGCGTCAAGGAGGTGGAGGCGGGCCAGGGCTATGTCTGGCCGGCGCAGTACATGGTGATGGACCCGATGGGCGGACAGGTGGACCTGCCCGGCGTGCATACGTCGGAGCCGACCTTCGGCCTGCCCGCCACCTGGGTCGACGCCAACCTGAAGGAGGAGGCGAGCGTGCGCGGCTACACCGTGGTCGATGCCGCGACCGTCCTGTCGACCCACCTCACCGAGATCCTCAAGGCCAATACCTCGGACCTCCTGAGCTATGCCGAGGTGCAGAAGCTGGTCAAGGAAATGGCCAGGGACGAGGCCGATCTCGTCAAGGACCTGGTGCCGGCCCAGATCACCATGTCCGGCATCCAGCGCGTGCTGCAGGTTCTGCTCGCCGAGCGCGTCTCGATCCGCGACCTGCCGACCATCCTCGAAGGCATTGCCGAGGCGGTCGCCTTCACCCGCTCGCCGCCGCAGATCGCCGAGCATGTGCGCGCCCGCCTGTCGCGGCAGCTCTGCGCCCAATATGCCGGTCCCGACGGGGTGCTCGCCCTCATTGCGCTGTCGCCGCGCTGGGAACAGGCCTTCGCCGAATCGATCATCGGCCAGGGCGACGACCGCCAGCTCGCCATGCAGCCGTCCAAGCTCTCCGAATTCATCACCGCCGTACGCGACGCCTTCGAGGACGCCGCGCGCATGGGCGAGGCGCCGGTGCTGCTGACGAGCCCCGGCATCCGCACCTTCGTGCGCTCGATCGTTGAGCGGTTCCGCTCGCAGACGGCGGTGCTGAGCCAGGCCGAAGTCCACCCGCGCGTGCGCCTGAAGACCGTCGGCAGCATCTGAGCGGCCAGGCCGGAAGTGCTCGCGTCGTTCCGGCCGCAAGCCTAGGATCGCCTGCAGGACAGCTTGCGGAGAACCGCCATGCCGCGCGATCCCGGCCTCGAGGAGCTGATGGCGAGCGACCTCGCCGGCGTCGATGGCCTGACCGGCAAGGCCATGTTCGGCGGCCGGGCCTGGCTCCTGCACGGCAACCTGCTGTGCGGCGCGCGCGCCGACGGCATGCTGGTGCGTCTCGGCCCCGGCCGCGACGGCTGGGCCCTGGCGCTTCCCGCCGTCGCACCGATGATCAGTCGCGGCAGGCAGATGAACGGCTGGCTGCGCGCCGGCCCCGAAGCCTATGGCGACGATGCCCTGCGCCGGCGCCTCATCGAAGCGGCGCTCGCCTTCGTGCGCTCCCTGCCGCCGAAATGATCCCGTGCCGCGGGCCGGCACGGCGGTGGCGAGCAGGCGGTTATCGCGCTAGATCTCGACGCATGGTGCAGACATCGTCCGGCCTCCGCGCGTCGAAACAGGCTCTCCCCCGGGTGCTGCCCGGTCTTGCCGGCGGCCTTCTCGCCCTGCTCGCCGTGCTGCCGGCGACTGCGGACGAACGGCTGCGCGTCGGCGACTGCTGGTATGCCGACCTCGTCGCGATCAAGACCGAATTCCGGTTGTGCATCACCGCGCCCGGCTTCATCGAGGGCCTGGTGATCCGGCGCGATGCGCTTGGCCCGGGCGTCAATGAAGGCCGGCCGGTGCAGGCCCGCTTCGCCGTCGCCCAGGACCGCCTCAGGATCCTGGCGAGCGGCATGCCGCCGGACTGGCTGGCGGCCGAGGAAGGATCTGGCCGGACCGACGGCTGCGCGATCCGGTTCTGGCGGCGTGGCGAACGGATGGGCACCTCCGACTGCAAGGTCGTCGCCATCTGGTGCCGCCATTCGCCGCGCGAGCTGCCGCCGCTCTGCCGCAACGAGGCCCCCGGCGATCCGGCACCGACGCGCCGCCACCGCTCCGGCGCGCGGCCCTGAGCCCGCGACGGCGGGCCGCCGGCCTACGGGCGCCACAGCCCCTTCTGCTGCAGCCAGGTCTGGATCAGTTGCGCCACCTCGCCGGAATTGCGGTCCATCATGATCATGTGGCTGTTGCCGCGAATGCCCTGGGCCGGCAGGTCGACGACGTCGACATGGCCGCCCGCCGCGCGCATGCGCCCGGCGAAATCCAGGCCGGAGCGCCGGATCGTCGGCCAGCGCGGATCGTCGTCGATGAAGTCGCCGTAGAGCATCAGCGTCGGCACGGTCCTCAATGCGTCGGCGCGGCCGGGATCGCCGACGCTCGATGGCTCGACGGCGATCAGCGCCATCACCTTGTCGGGCCGCGCCTGGGCGACCCGGAACCCGAACTGGCCCGCCTGGCTGTGCACCAGGATCACGCAGGGACAGACCTTGTCGACCAGCGCGGCATAGGCGGCGATGGTCGGCGCGTCGGTGGTCGTCCAGCGCGGCGAGAGCTGGAGCGGGAACTGGTCATAGGCTTCCACCGGGAACTGGTTGCCGGGCAGCACCCGGCGCTTCGCCGGATCGCTGTCGTAGGATCCCTGTCCCTGGCCGATGCGGAACCGCTCGAAGGGATTGCCGACCGGCAGGTGCAGGGCCGGTGCGCCCCACACTTCCGGCGGCGCCCAGCCGGAACGGCCGCGCTCCACGGCATCGGAATTGAGCACGGTCCAGCCGCGGCGCAGGAACCAGTTGAGCCAGCCCTCGCGGCCATCGGGCGTCGTCTCGTAGGTGACGCCCGAGAGGCCGCCACCGTGCCAGAGCAGCAGCGGCACCCGCCCCCGTTCGGCCTTCGGGCGGAACCACTGCACATACATCTGCTCGACCTGATAGCGGCCGTTGACGTCGACCCGCGCCGGCGGCCCGCCCGGAGTGAACACGATGTCGCGCGGCGGCTGACCGGATATTTCGGCGAGCCGGCCGCCGACATGGAACGATCCCATGGCGGTGATTTCGAGCGGCGGCTCCTCGACCGCCATGGCCGGCGCCGCCTGCAGCCCGAGGGCCACCGCGAGCGCCCTCAGGGGCGTAGCCAGCATCGGACGCAACATGGACAGTCCTCCCTCGCCGCCGGCTGTCCCGAAGCGCGTCGCACCGCGCCCAGCCGCCCGACGACTATCCCGGCAGCAGGAAAGGCACGTCAACCGGCAGCCGCCATTGCCTCCGGATCTGTCGGCACCGCGCGGCTTTCACAAAAGGACATGCCGTTTCCGATAGGATAGCGCCGGAACTGGTCCGTTCGAAACAAGGTGCCGCACCGCGTCGATGCAGACTCTCTCCGCGCTCTTCTATGTCATCACCTTCCACCCGTTCTGGGCCTGGCTGGCCATCATCGCGGTCGCCATCGCCGCCGGCCGATGGCTTGCCCGGGCGACCGGCCGCAACGCTTGGTACGCGCTGGTCCCGATATCCGTGGTCGTCGGCATGCTCAACCTGTTCACCGGCCACATGCTGAACGCGATCTTCCTGAATGCCTTCGGCACGATCGGCTCTGGCGTGATCATCCAGTCGCGGATGACGTCCTCGACGCTGAACGACCAGAACATCTGGGACTATGACGTGGTGCTGAGGACCGCCGACGGCCAGGATATCGCGGCCTCCTTCGACACCCTGTCGGCCAGCAACTATCCGGTGCGCAACGAGATCCTCATCCCGCCGCCCGGCGAGCGCTTCGTCACCAAATACATTCCCGGTTTCGAGCGGAACTTCGCCATCATGACCGACCTCTCGGCCTATGGCATCCGGCGCAACCGGGCGATCGCGCTCGAACCGCTGCGCACGGCCGAGGCGCGGCTTCGCGTCAGCCCGGCCAATCCCACCTTCATCGAAGGCTACCGGACCGCCTTGCGTGCCTTCATCGACGAGCACGGTGCCGATGCCGATCCTGTTCTCCTGGCCGAGCTCCGCCGGAAACTGCAGGAGATCGACATGGGCGCGGCGCCAACGCGCTGAGACCGTGCCAGGGCGGCCGTGGCGGTTGACCCGGCCGTTTCGCGCGCTAGCCTTGACGACCGGGATGGATCCCATGGAGCCGCAATGAGTGTCGAGGGCATCGGCCCGGTCGCCGCCAACGCCACGGGCGATGGCGCCGCCATGCGCGCTCTGATCGAAGGCCTCGGCCTGAAGCCGGGCCAGTCGATCGAGGCGCGCGTCGCCGCCATGCTCGCCGACAACCTCGCCCGTCTGATGATCGGCGACGCAGCGCTCGACGTCAGAACCCCCCAGCCCCTGCCCGTCGGCGCCACCCTCACCATGACGGTGGAGCGGCAGGGCCAGGCGCTCCGCCTCCTGATGCAGGCCCTGCCGGCAGGAAACACCGCGCAGCCCGCCGCGGCTGCGGCCACGCCGGTGATCGCCAGTCCGGCGGGAGCCCCCGCCGCCGCCGTGCCCACGGGCCCGCAGGCGGCGGTCGCCATGATCGGCGCGCTCATCGACCTCGTCGCGCGCGAGGCTGCCGCGCCCCGCGCCCCGGCACCCGACGGCCCCCAGGCGACGCTCGTCGCCCGCGGCTCGCCCGATCTCGCGCGCCGGCTGGAGGCCGGCTCGGCCGGCCAGGGCCTGACCATCGCCCCGCGCGAGGCGCTGATGGACGCGGTGCGCGCGGCCGCCTCCCGGCAG
This portion of the bacterium YEK0313 genome encodes:
- the fliG gene encoding Flagellar motor switch protein FliG, with the translated sequence MTTAAAREAEFASALAALSAGGRASTEAARALSGPQRAGVLMLSLGDKVSSRIWKMLDDDEIRLLSIAMSQLGPVGSDAVEGLLLEFVGRLSSAGGLTGNYDATERLLSQFMPPERVSLLMEEIRGPAGRNMWEKLSNVQEQVLANYLKNEYPQTVAVVLSKIKPEHAGRVLAILPEEFALDVVGRMLKMEAIQKDVLERIEQTLRTEFMSNLSQTSRRDSHEAMAEIFNSFDRQTETRFLTALEEQNRESAERIKNLMFTFDDLAKLDSGSAQTLVRQIEKDKLAVALKGATQTMREFFLKQMSTRAAKMLQDDMQALGPMRLKDVDEAQATLVNLAKDLAAKGEIMITKNRADDELVF
- the fliF gene encoding Flagellar M-ring protein, whose protein sequence is MGAVALGLVGFFIYIIFRMSQPNMALLFSDLSLEDSAQVVKELERRQVRFQIRNDGGQILVPQEQVARVRMQLAEGGLPRGGGVGYELFDKGDALSSTSFVQNINHLRALEGELARTIRGIERIQSARVHLVMPERPLFSRERVEPSASIVLRVRGGLEPAQIRAVRHLVASAVRGLSPQRISIVDEGGRLLADGAGDPTGVGGTSADERRIAHEQRLREQVESIIASVVGPGRARVQVSTDMDFNRITQTSDDFDPERRVVRSTQTREEQSSSAEGNRDGQVSVGNELPGANNTGNNNANNREASRKSEEIVNYEIARTQRTEVVEGGRIRRVSVAVLVDGLYARDGQGNVNYQPRSTEELERIGALVRSAIGFDQRRGDQVEIVNLRFAEAPALSSLEPPRPWWQVYEPSRDDIRSGVELLVLLLVSGLVILFVVRPLLKRIVTPDPPAKLPAPLPVPPPLVEPMAAPANLPVVAPPLAPSDNPTMRMIEMAQIQGEVHAASLAKVGELVEKNPHETVSIIRQWLTEAEAK
- the flhA_2 gene encoding Flagellar biosynthesis protein FlhA → MTDMTAGGAAPAAGAGGLSLGAMSGWLTRPDLWMAAGVLGILVILIFPLPPLLLDVMLAVSIITSVMILMTGLFIHKPLEFSSFPTILLIATMLRLALNLASTRLILSHGHEGTAAAGHVIEAFGNFVMGGNFVIGIIVFAILVIVNFVVITKGSGRIAEVAARFSLDAMPGKQMAIDADLSAGLIDEKVAKSRRKELEDESSFYGAMDGASKFVKGDAIAGLLITFINIVAGLVIGVAQQGMPFGEAARTYTILTVGDGLVSQIPALIISTAAGLLVSKAGVTGSADQAMIRQLTGYPKALGLAAGVMGLMAFLPGIPFIPFFGLASLAGYTAYAVSKAAGRRAAEAEMKAASEEAAASAPPAEEPMANILKIDDLKIELGYGLLPLVQSEGGTDRLTDQIKALRRQLATDMGFVMPSVRILDNVQLQPNQYIIRVKEVEAGQGYVWPAQYMVMDPMGGQVDLPGVHTSEPTFGLPATWVDANLKEEASVRGYTVVDAATVLSTHLTEILKANTSDLLSYAEVQKLVKEMARDEADLVKDLVPAQITMSGIQRVLQVLLAERVSIRDLPTILEGIAEAVAFTRSPPQIAEHVRARLSRQLCAQYAGPDGVLALIALSPRWEQAFAESIIGQGDDRQLAMQPSKLSEFITAVRDAFEDAARMGEAPVLLTSPGIRTFVRSIVERFRSQTAVLSQAEVHPRVRLKTVGSI
- a CDS encoding Alpha/beta hydrolase family protein; this encodes MLRPMLATPLRALAVALGLQAAPAMAVEEPPLEITAMGSFHVGGRLAEISGQPPRDIVFTPGGPPARVDVNGRYQVEQMYVQWFRPKAERGRVPLLLWHGGGLSGVTYETTPDGREGWLNWFLRRGWTVLNSDAVERGRSGWAPPEVWGAPALHLPVGNPFERFRIGQGQGSYDSDPAKRRVLPGNQFPVEAYDQFPLQLSPRWTTTDAPTIAAYAALVDKVCPCVILVHSQAGQFGFRVAQARPDKVMALIAVEPSSVGDPGRADALRTVPTLMLYGDFIDDDPRWPTIRRSGLDFAGRMRAAGGHVDVVDLPAQGIRGNSHMIMMDRNSGEVAQLIQTWLQQKGLWRP